One Candidatus Nitronauta litoralis genomic window, TCAACGCCACCAGAGACAAGATCACCAGACCCCCAACCATAATCAGACCCTGGACAAAATCCGTCCAGGCCACGGCGAGGAACCCGCCCATCATTGTGTAGGTCAGGATGATGATTCCGCCAATGGGAATACTCAAGGTGTGCGACACACCAAAAATGGAATCGAAGGTTTTACCGACCGCTGTGAACTGCGCTCCGACATAAGCCATCATGCAGGAAAAAATGATGATGACCGACACCCAGCGCAAAAGATGCGAGCTGTCGCCGAAGTGGGCCTCGAGGTAATCGGGAATGGTGATGGCGCCGGTTTCGTGCGAATGCTTTCGGAGCGGTTCAGCAATGAATTTCCAGTTAATCCAGTAACCGAGTAGACAGCCCGGCAGAAACCAGATCGCAGACAGCCCTTCCTTGTAAGCCAGCCCCACCGTACCCAGCACCGCCCAGGCGCTTTCGGAAGAGGCCGTCGATGATACCGCGGTGACCCATGCCTTGAGGGACCGGTCCGCCAGAAAAAACTGGTCGGGGGATTTTGTGGAACGCGAAGTGACCCAGCCAATGGCCAGCATAGCCACAACGAACAGGGAGAAGACAACGAGTATCGATCCGGTGAGTTCCGTCATGCGGTTCAGGATAAACCAAAAACCAAAGACAAAGGCGAGATTCTTCTTCGCCTGAAGGCTTATCAGAATGACAATCCTATAAATTTATGTGTCACCTTGAGCCTAAAGACTGTTCTGGGAGTGTTGTAAAAAGCGTTAATCTCTGGCAACCCTTAACGGATTTCGCTAAACTAGGCGTCCATATCCGCCCATCGCTTTTTCCAAGGACCCCCGAAACATGCAGGAGTACGATTTTAAAGACATTGAAGCCCGCTGGCAGGCTTATTGGGATACTAATAAATCCTTCAGCGTCCGCGAAGATAAAGACCGGCCCAAATACTACCTTTTAGAGATGTTCCCCTACCCGTCCGGGCGTATTCACATGGGACACGTTCGTAATTACACCATCGGGGACGCCCTGGCCCGCTTCAAAAGAATGCAGGGATTCAATGTGCTGCATCCCATCGGATGGGACGCGTTTGGCATGCCCGCTGAAAACGCAGCGATCAAAAATAATTCTCACCCCTGGAAATGGACGCTGGCCAATATCGACACCATGCGCGACCAGCTCAAACGCCTCGGGTTGAGTTACGACTGGGACCGCGAAACCGCGACCTGCACACCGGAATACTACCGCTGGAACCAGTGGTGTTTCCTCAAGTTCCACGAACGCGGACTGGTCTACAGGAAAAAATCCATCGTCAACTGGTGCGAACCCTGCCAGACGGTGCTCGCCAATGAACAGGTAGTGGATGGTAAATGCTGGCGCTGCGACAATCCCGTCATCGACCGCGAACAGGACGGCTGGTTTTTCAAAATCACCGAATACGCCGACCGTCTGCTGGAAGGTTGCAAGGAGCTTTCCGGCTCCTGGCCCGAACAGGTCCTGACCATGCAGTCCAATTGGATCGGGAAAAGTTTCGGTGCTGAGGTTGAATTCAAAGTAAAGGATCAGGATGAATCGATCCTGGTGTTCACCACTCGACCAGACACCCTCTACGGCGCAACGTTCATGGTGCTGGCTCCAGAACATCCCCTGACCACGCAACTCTCGCGCAGAACGGATCAGGAATCGGCGGTTGATGAATTTGTCGCACGCATGAAGCGGATGGAGAAAAAAGACCGCACTGCAGAAGGCGGCGAAAAAGATGGCGTCTTCACTGGAGCTTATGCCATTAACCCGCTCACCGGAGATCCAGTCCCGGTTTGGACAGCCAACTTTGTTCTCATGGACTACGGAACTGGTGCGATCATGTCGGTCCCCGCTCATGATCAACGTGATTTTGAATTTGCCAGAAAGTACAAATTGCCCATCCGCGTGGTTATCACTCCGGCAGATGGCAACCTCAATGCTGATGAACTCGAAACAGCTTTTGTCTCAGATGGTGCCATGGTGCAATCCGGAGATTTTAACGGGCTCGCCGGACAGGAAGCGCGAAAAACCGTATGCGACCACCTCAACCAGCAGGGCATCGGCAAAGCCACGGTCAACTTTCGTCTGCGCGACTGGGGTGTTTCCCGCCAGCGTTACTGGGGGACACCGGTACCGATGGTTTTGTGCGAATCCTGTGGCACGGTACCGGTTCCAGAAGACCAACTGCCGGTAGTATTGCCAACTGATGTTGACCTCGGCGATGGTGGACAGTCGCCGCTTCACACGCTCGAATCGTTTTACAAAGTCGACTGTCCAAAATGTGGCGCAGCAGCCCGGCGCGAAACCGACACACTCGACACTTTTATCTGTTCGTCCTGGTACTTCGACCGCTACACATCCCCGCATGACGAGAAGCATGCCTTTGATCCGGAGGCGAGCCGATACTGGATGCCGGTGGATCAATACATCGGCGGCATCGAACACGCTATCCTTCACCTGCTTTACTCCAGGTTTTTTCATCACATTTTCCGCGACATGGGGTTGATGCATTCTCCCGAGCCCTTTGACCATCTGTTGACCCAGGGAATGGTTATCAAAGACGGAAGCAAGATGTCGAAGTCTAAAGGAAACGTGGTCGACCCGGACCGCATCATTGAACAATACGGAGCCGACACAGCCCGGTTGTTCATCCTGTTCGCGGCCCCTCCTGTCAAAGACCTTGAATGGAGCGACCAGGGGGTCGAAGGATGTTATCGGTTTCTCAAACGGGTGTGGGTCATTTTCCAGGAACTGGCGGGAAGCATCAGGGAGGCGGGTGAACTTCCAGAGGCCAATGCAGACATTTCCCCACCCTTAAAAGACCTGCGGCGCATGACACACATAACCATCAAACGCGTAACAGACGATACTGCGGTTCGCATGCAGTTCAATACGGCGATCGCTGCGATCATGGAACTGGTCAACCATCTTTACAATTTCCGCGATGGATGGGCGAAATCCGAACCCACCCCGGAGGATCGGGCTGTTGTGAAAGAGGCATTGGAAAACCTGGTTTTGCTGCTGGCCCCCTTCGCTCCGCACATTGCAGAGGACATGTGGTCCGCTTTGGGATATGCTGAGACGACAGACCGGGCTGCCTGGCCGGTTTATAATGAAGCGTTGATGCAGGCGGATGAAATCACCATTGTGGTGCAGATCAATGGTAAAGTCCGGCAAAAACTGACTGTACCCAAAGCCATCAGCGAGGATGATCTGAAATCCAAAGCAATGGAAGATGAGAAGATCCTCCCCTGGGTTGAAGGCAAAACCGTGCGCAAGACCATCGTGGTACCCGGGAAACTCGTCAATATCGTCGTATGAAGGAGACTCACTTGGCTCACCGAAATGTGGTAATCCCTGACTGGAGTTTTCGGCTGTTGAAATGCCTTCTATTGATCAGCTTGCTTATTATCAGTGGTTGCGGTTACCGTTTGTCTGGCACCGGCTCTTCACTGCCACCGCATATCAAAACCATCGCTATCCCGGTTTTCAAAAACAAGTCGAGTGAACCCACCATTCATCCGCGCCTGACCAATACCATTCGACGTGCCTTTCTAACTGACGGGCGACTCAAGCTGGTGGACGACCCCAAAAAAGCTCACCTTGTACTGAACGGTATCCTCGAATTCTACGACCTTCGCGCTGTCACATTCGATGTCAATGACCGGGCCATTGAATACTGGGTGTATCTGGGGGTCAATGTGGATGTAAAAGACCGGGTAAAGGGAAAGACCTTCCAGAAGGAAAACCTGCGTACCCGCTGGGACTACCGTCCAACTGCCAATGTGGTCAACGCCGAAGCCAACAGACAGGAAGCGCTCGACGAGGCCTTCCGCGATGTCTCTATCCGGTTGGTCAGCCTGATCATTGACCAGTTCTGATCTGAAACCGTGAACGCCTTTGAGCTAAAGGGAAAACTGACGGAAGACAACCGCCTGCCGGTTTACTTCCTGTATGGCCCCGAACGGTTCCTTGCCACCGAAATCATCGACCTGCTCACCAAACAACTGGTCACCGAAGACAACCGCGATTTCAATTTTGAAGCATTCGATGGCGCTTCCTCCAAACCTTCCGACTGGATCAATTCTGCTAAAACCATGTCCTTCTTTGGAGGGGACAAACTGGTCGTTGTTGAGGGAATTGATGGCGCATCGTGGGATGATGCGGGTATCGCTATGATGGTGGAATACGCCAAAAACCCGGTCCGGGAAGCCTGTCTTGTCATGACTGCGCTCAAGGCGGACCGGAAACGGAAAGTATACAAGGCCCTTTGTGCCTTGCCCGGTGCAGCCGAGTGCACGCCCCCTCATGAAGGTATGCTGTCCCCCTGGCTACGGGATCGCGCCAAGGAGAAAGGGTATACGCTGAGTGTGGCCGCCGCCGACAGGATGGTCGCACGAATTGGCCCCCTACCGGGGCGACTGATCTCGGAACTGGATAAGGTCTTGACCTATGCAGGAAAAAATAAAAAGGTGAGCGAAGAAGATGTCACGACCGTTGTAGGTGATATCCGTCTCGAAACCGTTTTCGCCCTGACCGACGCGCTTAAGGAAAAGAATGCAGGGCGCGCGTTGTCGCTATTACGCAACCAACTCAAACACGGTGAAGAACCTCTCAAACTACTGGGCACCATCGCCTGGCAATTCCGCATGATCTGGGAGGTGAAACATTTTCAGAAAAGAAACATGCCGAGCGCTGGCATCGCCCGTGCTATGGGACAAAAACCTTTTGTCGTAGACAAAGCGGCACGTTACACGCGCAATTTTTCGGAAGTACAGCTGAAGGAAGGCTTGCGGTCACTCGCCTGGGCGGACCGCGAACTGAAAACCAGCGGGAAAGATCCTGCTGGTATTATGGAAACACTGGTACTAAAACTGGCGAGCTGAGTTTAAATAGCAGACATTCTAAACACCTACCCAAATAAAAAAGCTAACACCAAATATATATTCTGGATACTTTTTTCAGGGACTTCGCAATCTTTAAAAAAATTACGCTGATGCGCTCATCGCGTTGACCCGACGGGTAAGGCTTGAAATTTTACGGGCAGCGGCACGTTTGTGGATCACACCTTTGCTTGCAATCTTGGCGATACTCTTCTGTGCATCGTGCAGAGCCTTTTTTGCATCTTCCCCGTTATTTTCTTCAACGGCTGCATACACTTTTTTAGTGTGAGTTTTTAACTGTGTGCGGAAACCACGGTTGCGTGCGGAACGGGTCAAACTTTGTCGATGACGCTTGAGCGCCGATTTATGATTGGCCAACGAACAAACCTCCAAATAGGATAAACACCCGTCTTAGCGGGCAGGACAAATAGCGAAACAGGGATTTTATACCAAAACCGGGGCAAAAACAAAGAAGAAATTGGCCCAAATGATGCTAAGGGCTAAATATTGCGCAAGTTGCCGATGAGGCTATCGACCTGGTTGGTGAGGCCGCCGATGAGGCTTTGGAGTCGATCTGAAGCGCCATCCTTATTCAATAGGGGCAGCAGAAGATCGCTGTTCTGAACTTTCGGGAATACCAGTTTGAAGCTTTCCAGCTCCTTTTCGATATTAACGATCAAATCTTCCGGCACATCGTCAACCGAACCCAGGATGGATTCCAGAGGATTTTGCAGCCGAAACAGGAGTGAATTGAGTGGTTCCTGCTGAACTGCGGCATCAGCTTGAGGAGCGATCAAGGCCTGTTGCACAAGACCGGGTAAATCGTTGGCAAGCCCCGAAGTCTCAGACCGGATGGCTTCCAGGAGGGAATCGGAGTTCAATGACACCTCATCCCCTTTCAGTGATTCTGTTAAATCTGCAACACTAAACGTCGATGGCTTGGAATCCCCGCTGACGGGAGGTTTGGGTGAAATCTTTAATATTTCTCCGATGGGATCTACCATGATGTCCTGCCTTGATAAATGGTCTCTACTTATATTATCGGACAAAAGTGCCGAAAGATAATACCTTTCAACTCAGAATCTGAATAAATTTCTTGCCCATTCCGGCTGAAATTTTACAAGACGAATATAAACATTAAAAGTTTACGTGTCTGCCAATACGGTTTTTTTTAGATGGCGTTTGAGACGAATAAACTGGTATTCCACCTGGGCAAAACAGGCTCTGGAGATGGCACTTTCCCGATCATGACTGGCCCGTTCCAGTTGCTGGGCTGCTTCATATAAACATTCTGCAGCCAGGTTACCCGAAGCACCTTTTAATGAATGCGCTGCACTACTGACCTGCCCTAGATTGTCTTGCCGAAACCCATCGCGAATTTTCTCCAATTGATTGGGAGCATCTCCCAGAAAAACCTCTGAGATATCATGCAACAATTCTTCGTCATCATCACACTGCAACATTGCTGCAGTGCTGTTGAGCGCAACCGGTTCCAACTGTGGAGCCAGTTTCACCACGAACTCGAACAGATCGTCTTCCTTCGGGGGTCGTTTCAGGCTGTGTAACTCCTTTCCTGTAGAATACCCAACCGTCGCCAAAGGCAGGAGGTTCCCTGACTCACCCAACTCAGTCATCATTTCTGCAAGGTGTTCGGGCTTTTCCCGATAAATATCCTCATCGACCACCACCAACTCCAAAGGAGTCTCGGCAATTTTTTTCTTTGCCCCAGACAACGATTCACAAACCCAGACTTCGTGCCCCCACGACACCAAGGGCTTGAAGGCAGCAACGACCTCCAGGTCCTTTGCAATCAGTAACAGTCTCATTTCAAAACACCTCGAAAATTATCTGGCAGGTTGCCTGTTAAGCAACGCTTCAATTTTACTCATTAATCGTTTGATATCTACAGGTTTCGTATCGTAATCGTCGCAACCGGCGGCCAGCGCTTTTTCTGCGTCGCCAGACATCGCGTGGGCCGACAAACCCAAAACCGGAATTCTCCCAAGCTTGGAATCTGCCTTGATCAGACTGGTGGCAGTCCAGCCATCCATGACCGGCAGGCTCATATCCATCAGGATCAGGTCAGGATGTTCGGACCCTGCCTTTTCAACTCCCTCCCTGCCATCAACCGCCATCACGACTTCAAATCCGCGCCTTATCAAACGACGCGACAACATATCGCGATTCATTTCATTATCTTCAACCAGCAACAGTTTGGGCATTTGAAATCAAAAGGTAGACACAAATCCTGATGGTTAATGTATGGCCTGTGGAATTAATCTTAACCGCAGGTCCCGGCGTTTTCAACTCCTCAACAATCTTCTGACAACGAGAAAAAAGAAACTTTTGCGGGGCCTATCGCTCATCGTCTGCATAAAACCACTCTTTCTGTTGCTCCTCTGGTCCAGAGTGCCCTAAAATTTACCTCTATGGCTATGCAACTCAAAGAAGTCGTGCCTTTTGGTCGATCATTGGAAGAGTACCGATTGATGTTCAATTTAACCGAAGCCGACATTGAGAAATCAATCCTGAGCGTGGCGGACGGACCCGCCAGCTTCAATGCAGAAATGGCGAAAATTAATAAATCGGTTATTTCTCTGGATCCGCTCTACCGCTTCGATGCTCTCGAAATCAGGAACCGGTTTTTTGAGGTTGTGGACGATATCATTGATCAGGTGAAACAGTCACCGGGCGACTGGGTGTGGAACTATCACGGTTCACCGGAAAACCTGAAAAAAACCCGGACAAAGGTTTTGAACCTCTTTCAGGAAGACTATCAATCGGTTCGAAGGGACCTGGCCTACAAGGAGGGAGCCTTACCGGAATTAAACTTTCCTGGTAAAACTTTTGAATTGGTACTTTGCTCGCATTTCCTGTTTCTTTATTCAAAACAACTGGACCATGAGTTCCATCTAAAATCGATCAAGGAAATGATACGGGTCGGGAATGAAGTGAGAATTTTCCCCTTGCTCAGCTTGATGCTGGAAAAATATCCGCACCTGGACAAATTGATCCATCACCTGAAGCAAAAAAATCTGCACGTCGAAATAGTTAAAGTACCCTACGAACTTCAACGCGGCGGGGACGAGATGTTGATCGTCAAAAGAAGATGACAAACTTTGCCGATTTGTAATGGGCACACTCCTTTAGAAAAAGGTCCTGGCCCCTACGGGAGGAGAAGAATACCCACAATCTGACTCAGATATTCCTACAATATTGAATTTATGACCTGAAAATGTCCCAGCGCTCAATTGACTCTATAAAAAGAGTCTGTTATTTTGCCCGGCATGACCAAAGCCACTACCATATTTCTATTTCTTGTTGTCTGGTTCCTAGCCACAGTCAGTTTTGGAATGGCGAGCCCTCATGCCCACAAGGGAGAAAACCCCTTCCAAAATACAGGCTCTTCCAATATGGCTCATTGCCCCCACCATGAAAACCCCCTGCAGGGACTTTGCCCTCATCTCATTCTCGGGCATAGGGGAATACCAGCCAAGTGCATCATTAGTCAAGGCTGTAAACCCTTGCCAAATGGAATGCCGCATTCACTTTCTTTGAACTTTCCCACAGCCTGGGATGTATCCTATTTCGAAATGGGATTTCCAGCGCATGAAAAATATTTTCATCCAGACACGCCCCTCTTTCCTGAAATTATGATTCAGGACGCAACAGACCCTCCTCCCAAAGCTCTCTAATTCCTCCTCAATTTTAGATTAACTTTTTCAAATCAGCCTGCCTGTTGGCATTGGCAGGCTCAATGTGAAGGACCGTAATGCTTTGCGGCCAGCTTACACCCTGAGCGTATTCAGGTCCTGATTTTGTCATGTTGGTGAACTTGCCTCTAAGGGAGATTAGAATGAACAACCTATCAAGATTACCGGTTCTTGCAGTTTTCACAGTTGCATTATTGGGAGCCTCTACCGACTTAATTTTAGCGGCAGAAAACAATACGACTATCCAATTAAAAGAAGTCCAGGTTATTGCAGATAAAGAAAAAATCAAAAGCACATTAACTGTCCCCAGCAATCAGGATGCTTTAAAAGAAATCCAAAGCACCCCCGGGGGTGCCAACATAGTTGCTGAGGAGAAGTTTGAGAAAAAATACACACAGAGCTTTGCCGATACTCTCGCTCTCACTCCAGGAGTTTACGCCCAAAAACGATTCGGTGAAGAGGTGAGGTTTTCCATGCGGGGTTCCGGGTTATCCCGTGGATTCCATATGCTGGGGATCAAATTATTGCAGGATGGCATCCCTTTCAATCTAGCGGATGGAAGCGGTGACTTCCAGGAATCTGATTTTCTGGCACAACAGCGAATCGAGGTTTACAAAGGAGGCAATTCGCTTCAGTACGGAGGGACCGCCCTGGGGGGAACAGTCAATATGATTACCAAAAATGGCAT contains:
- a CDS encoding 30S ribosomal protein S20, whose translation is MANHKSALKRHRQSLTRSARNRGFRTQLKTHTKKVYAAVEENNGEDAKKALHDAQKSIAKIASKGVIHKRAAARKISSLTRRVNAMSASA
- a CDS encoding SAM-dependent methyltransferase translates to MAMQLKEVVPFGRSLEEYRLMFNLTEADIEKSILSVADGPASFNAEMAKINKSVISLDPLYRFDALEIRNRFFEVVDDIIDQVKQSPGDWVWNYHGSPENLKKTRTKVLNLFQEDYQSVRRDLAYKEGALPELNFPGKTFELVLCSHFLFLYSKQLDHEFHLKSIKEMIRVGNEVRIFPLLSLMLEKYPHLDKLIHHLKQKNLHVEIVKVPYELQRGGDEMLIVKRR
- the holA gene encoding DNA polymerase III subunit delta, translating into MNAFELKGKLTEDNRLPVYFLYGPERFLATEIIDLLTKQLVTEDNRDFNFEAFDGASSKPSDWINSAKTMSFFGGDKLVVVEGIDGASWDDAGIAMMVEYAKNPVREACLVMTALKADRKRKVYKALCALPGAAECTPPHEGMLSPWLRDRAKEKGYTLSVAAADRMVARIGPLPGRLISELDKVLTYAGKNKKVSEEDVTTVVGDIRLETVFALTDALKEKNAGRALSLLRNQLKHGEEPLKLLGTIAWQFRMIWEVKHFQKRNMPSAGIARAMGQKPFVVDKAARYTRNFSEVQLKEGLRSLAWADRELKTSGKDPAGIMETLVLKLAS
- a CDS encoding LptE family protein, with protein sequence MKETHLAHRNVVIPDWSFRLLKCLLLISLLIISGCGYRLSGTGSSLPPHIKTIAIPVFKNKSSEPTIHPRLTNTIRRAFLTDGRLKLVDDPKKAHLVLNGILEFYDLRAVTFDVNDRAIEYWVYLGVNVDVKDRVKGKTFQKENLRTRWDYRPTANVVNAEANRQEALDEAFRDVSIRLVSLIIDQF
- a CDS encoding response regulator, giving the protein MPKLLLVEDNEMNRDMLSRRLIRRGFEVVMAVDGREGVEKAGSEHPDLILMDMSLPVMDGWTATSLIKADSKLGRIPVLGLSAHAMSGDAEKALAAGCDDYDTKPVDIKRLMSKIEALLNRQPAR
- a CDS encoding leucine--tRNA ligase translates to MQEYDFKDIEARWQAYWDTNKSFSVREDKDRPKYYLLEMFPYPSGRIHMGHVRNYTIGDALARFKRMQGFNVLHPIGWDAFGMPAENAAIKNNSHPWKWTLANIDTMRDQLKRLGLSYDWDRETATCTPEYYRWNQWCFLKFHERGLVYRKKSIVNWCEPCQTVLANEQVVDGKCWRCDNPVIDREQDGWFFKITEYADRLLEGCKELSGSWPEQVLTMQSNWIGKSFGAEVEFKVKDQDESILVFTTRPDTLYGATFMVLAPEHPLTTQLSRRTDQESAVDEFVARMKRMEKKDRTAEGGEKDGVFTGAYAINPLTGDPVPVWTANFVLMDYGTGAIMSVPAHDQRDFEFARKYKLPIRVVITPADGNLNADELETAFVSDGAMVQSGDFNGLAGQEARKTVCDHLNQQGIGKATVNFRLRDWGVSRQRYWGTPVPMVLCESCGTVPVPEDQLPVVLPTDVDLGDGGQSPLHTLESFYKVDCPKCGAAARRETDTLDTFICSSWYFDRYTSPHDEKHAFDPEASRYWMPVDQYIGGIEHAILHLLYSRFFHHIFRDMGLMHSPEPFDHLLTQGMVIKDGSKMSKSKGNVVDPDRIIEQYGADTARLFILFAAPPVKDLEWSDQGVEGCYRFLKRVWVIFQELAGSIREAGELPEANADISPPLKDLRRMTHITIKRVTDDTAVRMQFNTAIAAIMELVNHLYNFRDGWAKSEPTPEDRAVVKEALENLVLLLAPFAPHIAEDMWSALGYAETTDRAAWPVYNEALMQADEITIVVQINGKVRQKLTVPKAISEDDLKSKAMEDEKILPWVEGKTVRKTIVVPGKLVNIVV
- a CDS encoding Hpt domain-containing protein translates to MRLLLIAKDLEVVAAFKPLVSWGHEVWVCESLSGAKKKIAETPLELVVVDEDIYREKPEHLAEMMTELGESGNLLPLATVGYSTGKELHSLKRPPKEDDLFEFVVKLAPQLEPVALNSTAAMLQCDDDEELLHDISEVFLGDAPNQLEKIRDGFRQDNLGQVSSAAHSLKGASGNLAAECLYEAAQQLERASHDRESAISRACFAQVEYQFIRLKRHLKKTVLADT